GACGAAAACAATCTAGAGAGTTTCTTcgtagagagagaaagacagAGTGGACCCGTTGAAACTAGACGATAACGACGAAGCATAAAAACAAACGACCTTATAAACGGCACGCGTTGCTATACTGTAAACACCAAACACCATGAGTTTTGTTTATTATCTTTAATGTAGAAGCGACGTCGTTTCGGTTCATATGAAAACTGCTTACTTCCCTTCTGCTGAAAACAGCAAACAGTTTGATGATAATAAAAGCTATGGCGGTTGCCTTATCTTCTCCTCCCGGCGTCGCCTTTCGTTCTCCGGCGTTATCTTCTTCACCAAGTCTTTCCGCCGCCACTAGAGTTCTCTTTCCGAATCAGAGCGCTAGTCCTTTTCTCCTATCTCTTCCGACTCATCGTGCTTCTCGCTCTGTACTTGTTTTTGGTCGTGGGAAGAACCGAAAGGGATTCGTTTCCTCGTCTTCTTCGTCTCCAAAGAAGAACAAAAAGGTAAGAAGATGACTCAGTTCATGCTCATTCGCTTGTATCTCGTGGAAAGGTGAGAACTTTCGCAGTTACTTTGATTTAAAAGTTTCaaccttttgatttttttggcaGAAAGGTTTTGGGAGAGATGATAATGGAGGAGGTGAGGCGGAGGCGGAGGAGGATGATCCATTTGAGGCACTGTTTAATCTACTGGAAGAAGATTTGAACAATGATAAATCGATAGATGATGAGGAGATAAGCGAGGAAGACTTAGATAGACTAGCAGCAGAGTTAGCTGAAGTATTGGGTGGTGGTGACGATGTTGATGGTATTGACTTGTTTGGTTCGGTTACTAGTGATgttgctgatgatgatgatgaagaggatgatgatgatgatgatgatgacagcgaagaagaagatgaaagaccGGTGAAGCTTAAGAATTGGCAGCTTAGAAGACTGGCTTATGCGTTGAAAGCTGGGAGACGTAAGACTAGTGTAAGTTCCTTTGCTTACCATAAAGTTCAGTGTTGTTGGAATCGTACTTTAGCATAGTTCCTCTTGTTGTGTTGTGGTTCTGCAGATAAAGAATCTAGCAGCTGAGCTTTGTCTTGAGAGGGCTTACGTTCTTGAACTGCTACGTGACCCGCCTCCGAAGCTTCTAATGCTAAGTGCTACATTGCCAGATGAGAAACCGCCAGTAGCAGCACCTGAAAACTCATCACCACCTGATCCGATGGAATCATCAGCAGCTGAAGATGCTGTAGAGGTCGAACCAGTGGAAAAGGTAAAAGATGAAGCGGTCCATGTGATGCAACAGAGATGGTCTGCTCAGAAGAGAGTGAAGAAAGCTCACATTGAAACATTAGAAAAGGTTTACAGAAGATCTAAACGACCCACTGTAAGGAATTTTGCTATTCCTTTTACATTGAGATCAATTATATAGAACTTGAATGTTTTCATCTCACATAGCTTTATGAATGTGTTGCATTAGAATGCTGTGGTTAGTAGCATTGTTCAAGTGACCAATCTTCCAAGGAGGCGTGTTTTAAAGTGGTTTGAAGATAGAAGAGCAGAGGATGGAGTTCCAGAGAAGCGTGCTCCCTATCAAGCTCCGGTTTAGTTTGATGTTTCATATTCGAAAATATAATGAGCTcccggttcggtttggttttgtttccttcctttttcaaaattaaataaatgtatttgACATTAGTACTGAAtcaacaattatttttattttaatatatttcacagaaatgtcaaaaaaataatatatcaatcgGTTACAACTTGCAATACAATTTGGTTGATAAAATTTGAGAAGCTTACATTGAAGGACACATTATGAGTTTTGTTTTCACTAGAAGACACATTGTAAATATGAGACACTTTGTTGTGACAGATATATAAATCTGGACGAAAATAACCTTCCACTTGTGTAAGTAAGAGAATGTTGCTTTTAAGCATGTAACCGTAAGGAACCAAATTCTTTTTTGGTTGcaataaatgaaaaagtttTGAAAACAAAGGTAGGTTTCGGAGATTGTTTTCGAGACGTTGGATTAACTTTTAATAAGAAGATCTAATGGTTGAGAAACTTTCATCCTTAATGGCTGAGAAACTCTCATCCTTCGATatacaaaatttgatttttacttttaaatactTCTTAttgtagttttgatttttaattttcatatgtAAACTAACCGAGAACTAtcatcataatataatttcatatGCTAATTTCTTATTGTCACGGCAAAATATCACTCATGATATCCACAGATCTGTTGTTCACGTATCTCATGTCCACCACTATCCTATCCACCGAATTTCTTGTCCAAGAAACTCATGTCCATCCATCTTCTACACATCGAAACTCATGTTGTTGTTTGCTATCCACAGAGCTGTTGTCCACGTATCTCACGTCCACGACTATCATATCCACCGATCTCCTATCCATCCATCTTCATACACATCAAAACTCATCTTCTACCAGTCTCCAATCCATGCAACTCCCCTTAACTCATGTTGTTGTTTGCTATCCACAGAGTTGTTGTCCACGTATCTCATGTCCATGACTATCATATTCACTGATCTCATGTCCACGAAACTCTTGTCCATCCATCTTCATACACATCAAAACTCATCTTCTACCAGTCTCCAATCCATGCAACTCCCCTTAACTCATGTTGTTGTTTGCTATCCACAGAGCTGTTGTCCACGTATCTCATGTCTACGACTATCATATCCACCGATCTCCTGTCCACAAAACTCTTGTCCATCCATCTTCATACACATCGAAACTCATCTTCTACCAGTCTCCAATCCATGCAACTCCCCTTCACCAATCTCTCATCCACCAAATGCCCATCCACAAGACCACAAGACGTCTCCAAATACATAGAAACTCATCTTCTACCAGTCTCCTATCTGTTGCGAAAAGCTTCCCGCTCTCGGGAAGGCGGAGGTCTTTTCCATTCTCtgcaaaatcattaaaaaaaaagactgcgATTTTTGTTTTAGGCAGATAAGAAAAATTGGACTTATGTAATTGTTTGTGAAATCAAAAACTAACATTCCCTGCTGGAGATTGAAACCGAAGCAAAGCGGCGGAATCGAACACATGTTGCAACCGATGAATCGGATTCTTGATTAGAGAAGGTTAGGCGATCCAAATTTGGATCGAGAAAGTGgaaacagagagaaagagattagGATTTTGTTCGTGAGAGGTTACTTTATTttaggaaaaaggaaattaaattaattgtttttaaaataatctgtTTGTTCTAGTTAGAAAATTCAATGAAACCCACTTTCACATAGTTGAGGGCTAGATTGGACAATTCAACAAGAGAAAGTGCTCTATAAGTCTAATGTGTCTTTATGGGTAATTGGAAACTTGGAATGTGTCTTCTAGtgtaattttttcataaaatttggCCCATTAAGTacatcaaaaattaattttcatattctGAAAACATTGTCATAGTTGTGGGCCACGTggcaaaacgaaagaaatacgGCTAAACTCTCTTGTCAAAAGGACAGACATCTGGGCCCACTCTATATACACTTTCCATTAATCACCGTAAGATGCTGGAAAAATCTACGGCTCATATCTGCCCACGTTCCCATCTCATGTGCCTTTGGATCCTCGTATTTCCTCAAGGCTCATGCTCCTCCACGATTCAATCTCCATATCCGTCAGATTCTCTATCAATCCGACGGCTGTGACCACAGTAATCTATTCCTTCCCGACAAGACTCGCAACTAGATTTCTTCCCAGTTCTGTAAAGTCCCGCTCTTTTCATCATCTCTATCTTCATCACCAGCTTCTGTAAATCCCATACTCTTATCTATCCTCAAAAGGAGATTCAAAAAAATGCAGGAGCAAACGACAAGCTCTTTACCTGCAAGCTCTCTACCGTCAAGCAGCGAGAGATCCTCAAGCTCTGCTCCTCATTTGGAGATCAAAgaaggtttaaaaaaaatattatcaattgatttttttttttttacttctcaCACGCTTTGATCTTATCGATTTTTAGCCTCATGCATTTAATATTAAGTCAATCATCATCATTGGTTTTATCAATTGAGTCAGCAGATCTTTAGAAAGATCCGTAATCTTCAATCTCGTTTTTaaaagtcttttctttttgtttttttttttttcgtcagGAATTGAAAGCGATGAGGAGATACGGCGAGTTCCGGAGTTTGGAGGAGAAGCTACCGGAAAGGAAATCTCTGGTTCGGGAACCGGTCAGGACCAGACACAAGCAACGGTCGGAGGAGAGAGTCAAAGGAAGAGAGGGAGGACTCCGGCTGAGAAAGAGACCAAGCGGCTtaagaggtttttttttttttttttttttaccatttaccGGTTAGAAGGTAGGTAATTCGGGTAAATAAAAGGTTGCGTGATGGTAATTGTGTGTAAATAAAAAGGTTGTTGAGGAACAGAGTTTCAGCACAGCAAGCAAGAGAGAGGAAGAAAGCTTACTTGGGTGAGTTGGAAAATAGAGTGAAAGACTTGGAGAATAGAAACTCTGAACTTGAAGAGAGACTCTCTACTTTGCAGAACGAGAACCAGATGCTTAGACAGGTAAACCATTAAAGATTAATTCAAAAATGTATGTAGATTTTCTTCAGTGGTTCTTGGAATAGCTCATTCATAGTGATCTATATGGATGATTCTTAGTTATGCGAAGTTCGAGTCTTTGTAGttgtataataataataataatatttttttatgtgtgCTGTAACAAGTTTTGGGTTGTTTTTGGGTGCATGCAGATTCTGAAGAACACAACAGGAAACAAGAGAGGAGGCGGTGGTTCTAACGCTGATGCGAGCCTCTGACCTCTTTGTTCTTATGGTATTTATGTTGATAAAATTTTACAGAGAATtgtactaataa
Above is a window of Brassica napus cultivar Da-Ae chromosome A10, Da-Ae, whole genome shotgun sequence DNA encoding:
- the LOC106372419 gene encoding protein OVEREXPRESSOR OF CATIONIC PEROXIDASE 3: MIIKAMAVALSSPPGVAFRSPALSSSPSLSAATRVLFPNQSASPFLLSLPTHRASRSVLVFGRGKNRKGFVSSSSSSPKKNKKKGFGRDDNGGGEAEAEEDDPFEALFNLLEEDLNNDKSIDDEEISEEDLDRLAAELAEVLGGGDDVDGIDLFGSVTSDVADDDDEEDDDDDDDDSEEEDERPVKLKNWQLRRLAYALKAGRRKTSIKNLAAELCLERAYVLELLRDPPPKLLMLSATLPDEKPPVAAPENSSPPDPMESSAAEDAVEVEPVEKVKDEAVHVMQQRWSAQKRVKKAHIETLEKVYRRSKRPTNAVVSSIVQVTNLPRRRVLKWFEDRRAEDGVPEKRAPYQAPV
- the LOC106372421 gene encoding transcription factor HY5, which gives rise to MQEQTTSSLPASSLPSSSERSSSSAPHLEIKEGIESDEEIRRVPEFGGEATGKEISGSGTGQDQTQATVGGESQRKRGRTPAEKETKRLKRLLRNRVSAQQARERKKAYLGELENRVKDLENRNSELEERLSTLQNENQMLRQILKNTTGNKRGGGGSNADASL